The following proteins are co-located in the Siansivirga zeaxanthinifaciens CC-SAMT-1 genome:
- a CDS encoding UDP-glucuronic acid decarboxylase family protein has protein sequence MKKVLITGAAGFLGSHLCDRFINEGFFVIGMDNFITGDEKNLYHLHNHPNFQFIEHDVTEFVSIDGELDYILHFASPASPIDYLKIPIQTLKVGSLGTHNLLGLAKAKKARILIASTSEVYGDPLVHPQTENYYGNVNTIGPRGVYDEAKRFQESITMAYHRFHGLETRIVRIFNTYGPRMRLNDGRVIPAFMGQALRGEDLTIFGDGSQTRSFCYVDDQVEGIYRLLLSDYSYPVNIGNPHEISIKEFAEEIIKLTNTHQKVVYKALPVDDPLQRQPDISLAKKILNWEPKVGREEGMKITFNYFKTFSQEDLFKSEHKDFTNHIKN, from the coding sequence AAGGGTTCTTTGTTATTGGTATGGATAATTTTATTACAGGAGATGAAAAAAACCTGTATCATTTACACAATCACCCCAATTTTCAGTTTATAGAACACGATGTTACAGAGTTTGTTTCTATTGATGGTGAACTAGATTATATCTTACATTTTGCATCACCTGCCAGCCCTATAGATTATTTAAAAATACCCATTCAAACTCTAAAAGTGGGTTCGCTAGGCACACACAATTTGTTAGGTTTAGCAAAAGCTAAAAAAGCCAGAATTCTTATAGCATCAACATCTGAAGTTTATGGAGATCCCTTAGTGCATCCACAAACTGAAAATTATTATGGCAATGTGAATACCATTGGACCCAGAGGTGTTTATGATGAAGCAAAACGTTTTCAGGAGTCCATTACAATGGCATATCACAGATTTCACGGATTAGAAACCAGAATTGTGCGTATATTTAATACCTACGGGCCTAGAATGCGATTAAACGACGGTCGTGTAATTCCTGCCTTTATGGGTCAGGCTTTAAGGGGCGAAGATTTAACTATATTTGGTGATGGGTCACAAACCAGATCGTTTTGTTATGTCGATGATCAGGTAGAGGGTATCTATCGTTTGTTATTAAGTGATTATTCGTATCCTGTAAATATTGGTAACCCTCACGAGATTTCAATTAAGGAATTTGCAGAAGAAATTATTAAACTTACAAATACCCATCAAAAAGTAGTTTATAAAGCTTTACCTGTCGACGATCCTTTACAAAGACAACCTGACATAAGTTTAGCAAAAAAAATATTAAATTGGGAACCAAAAGTAGGCAGAGAGGAAGGAATGAAAATTACTTTTAATTATTTCAAAACATTTTCTCAAGAAGACTTATTTAAAAGCGAACATAAAGACTTTACAAATCACATAAAGAATTAA